The Camelina sativa cultivar DH55 chromosome 18, Cs, whole genome shotgun sequence DNA window tgttcttttggttatAGGTGGGGAAAGGATTGTTGAAAGATGATAAAGCACAAAAATTAGCATTGCGACACTGGTTAGAAGCCGTAAGTATTCgactttttgtttattgttagAGACTTTGATATTGACATATGACTTtggtatataataaaacatattcttttttattatagATTGATCCACGACATAGGTACGGGCACAATTTACACTTGTATTATGATGTTTGGTCAGCAAGCGAGAGTACTCAGCCTTTCTTCTTCTGGTAAATTCATAACACAAACTTTAATcaatatttatttctaattttattctttAGTAACCTAAGCTGATTTGGTAGCCAAACCTTTTGAGTGATACTAAAGGTTAGACATTGGAGATGGCAAGGAAGTAAATCTCATCAAATGTCCAAGGACCCTTCTTCAGCGTCAATGCATCACTTACCTTGGTCCGGTACGTATATACTTTGTTATTTGGTTAGTTAATTCCGATTATTGAAGACAACAACTgattttatatttggtttggttaaccAGAAAGAGAGACAAGCGTACGAAGTGGTGGTGGAAAATGGGAAACtagtcaacaaacaaaccaagaaCATTGTGGAGACTATCGAAGGAACTAAATGGATATTCGTGTTGAGCACGACAAGAAGACTATACATTGGTCAGAAACAAAAAGGTCGGTTTCAACATTCGAGTTTTCTCTCCGGCGCCGCCATTACCGCCGCCGGTAGAATTGTTTCACAAGGCGGAGTTGTAAAAGCCGTGTGGCCATACAGTGGTCATTATCTCCCGACGGAAGAGAATTTTAGAGAATTCATCAGTTTCTTGAGAGAAAACAACGTGGATCTAACTAATGTCAAGGTGATTAAAGCTAATTAAAACCTCTAACTACGTCAATAATTAAAATTcgttataaaatgttttaattatttttcttattcaaTTTTGTTATAGATGAATGCGATTGACGATGATAATCATTTGGTCACAAATGACGGAAGCACAAAGCCGTCGAAGGTGGTGGTGACGAAATCGGACGGTTCAGATGAAAAGAAACGCTTTTCGTGTAAGTGGAGTACTGGAAACGGTCCTAGGATCGGGTGTGTGCGGGACTATCCAATAGATCTACAGACGCGAGCGCTTGAACAAGTCAACCTTTCTCCACGTGTGGTCAAAGGAACAACGGGGTTATTTGGCCCAATACCTTCGCCAAGGCCCAGTCCAAAGATTCGTGTCTCTCCTAGACTATCTTGCATGGGTCTTCCAAGTCCAAGAAACTAATTTCCTTTTCCATTTcctaatttaatcaatttttcaaatatttccttttttttttgcattgccCTAATGTTGGGTGATTCTTTAATTAGAGTACAACTTATACTCGTTTATAATtcacataatttaattttacatatacttttttttttttttgaggtttgtaacctttttttatttactttgtaACATTTGTACTTTTAcatcattatttttcttcaaacaATTGTAATAGAAtaataccaaataaaaataataaacgaCTATTTCGTTCGTGGAAAACAGTTAGTATTTATTTGGACCGACCACAGTTAccagatatttttaaaatctttctcCTCGTATAATGTATGATTAGAAGAATTTAGTAGACCAGAGAGTAAAAGTCAAAATACGTCACGTGCGATTTACATTTTAAAGTGGCATTTGGAAGTCACGTGAGAAACGATCTTTACCGCTCACCAACGGCACGCGTAGCTCTCACGCTTGGTGACCCATTTCTTACTCTTAGCCAATCcaaatttaccatttttttatattcatttttaaatttatgactTCAGTTTTTATCTCTACGCGTGTTAATAACGTTTAAATACCGAACTAAACCGGAAAATCAATCAACCGTCGTTAtggatcaaaccaaaaaaagacaCTAATTAATCCTTTAACTAAAAGTAATACTAACGTATTGGTGAAAGTaataaaatttggtattttcatAACGtattgtttgaaaattttaaatttgaataagtGGTGATTAATAATGGAGAATTTTGTTAACTGGTTTTACGGTTTAGTTAAACCGGGATATTAGGAACCGTGCAAAGCAGCGAGCGAggaattaattaataataataattacctGTAaggaaagagaggagagaagaaaagaaaaggaaaagactcaaactttgagaaaacaaacaaacaaaacaccttcattctcctcctcctccagatCAAAGCTTCCCTTTTTTACCCTCGTTTTTTCCAATTCGcgtcaagagagagagacaaagaaagaagagagaatctttgttgTTCCAgatcgtgaagaagaagatgtgggaagaaagaatgaagatgatgatgagtatCTGTTATTCTTCCCTGTTTCAGCCCTAATTCTGGGtctttcttaatttgtttttctgggtttgagcTGCTGATTCCGGTTGATTAAAGGGTTCGTTTTGGAGGGCacaaattcgtttttttttttctttggaaagaGAATTAAAAGTTTTCTCCTTTAGAGTCGGCGTTGAAGGTTGAGAGAGATTATtatagtttagggttttggatatCTGAATTTGGTGAATGTCGATGGAGTCTCGTGTGGGAAACAAATACCGTCTCGGCCGGAAGATTGGAAGCGGTTCATTCGGAGAGATCTATCTTGGTTCGACTTTTTCTTCAATTGGATTcgttttttttaccttcttaaCAATGTGTTGGTTTGGAATTGCTAACTTTGTCCTTGGGATGTTCTTTCTTTAGGTACTCATATTCAAACGAATGAAGAAGTTGCAATCAAGCTCGTGAGTTCTTGTTGCTTCAAAACTTTGTTCCCtgctttttttgtgtgtgtgtgtgttgataGCATCATCTGAAGATGTTTTCATTACGTATAGAGACAATGTAGTTTGTTTGCTATAATAAGGAATGATGGATTCACTTCTGGAGTTAGATTTGGACATTTGTTAGAgctttaaaacatttaatcagCTACTTGAGTTAGATCAACATATAGGATAACAAAAGTCATTTCTTATTTCTCTTAAGCCTCTGTCAAATTTATCAGCTGAGTATGTTTTTTATTGCCAGGTTGGTTTGTTATTGATAATAagagttctcttttttttttatggcagGAAAATGTGAAGACGAAACATCCACAGCTACTCTATGAATCAAAGCTGTACAGAATTCTACAAGGAGGAAGTAAAAATATTCATCTCTGATAAAATAGTCTTATGGTTCTTTGTTCTGTCATTCTATTTGCTCTTTTTTATAACCATGTCCTGAATCGCTTTTCAACCTCTGATTATGGCAGCTGGTGTTCCAAATGTGAAGTGGTTTGGTGTTGAAGGTGACTACAATGTTCTGGTGATGGATTTACTTGGGCCTAGTCTTGAAGACTTGTTCAATTTCTGTAGTAGGAAACTTTCCTTGAAGTCAGTACTCATGCTCGCAGATCAAATGGTAAAAATCACTGTTATCTTTATATGTGACTCTTTTTCGTCTTTAGCTTAGTTTTACTCATTGACTATGTTGTTTCCTTCCTTCACATACAGATAAACCGTGTTGAGTTTTTCCATTCGAAATCTTTCCTCCACCGAGATCTTAAGCCAGACAACTTTCTTATGGGTTTAGGAAGGCGTGCAAACcaggtttccttcacccttatCTTCGATTTTGTTCTCATTTTACTTTTGAAGTTATTATCTCGGAAAcgactcactttttttttttgacgtttCTAAAGGTATACATTATCGACTTTGGTCTTGCTAAGAAATACCGGGATAATACTACCCATCAGCACATTGCTTACAGGTGAGACAGTCGAATCAACTGTTACCAGTCtacacttctttttttctacttACAAATCGAAATTTACCTGTCATTTACTATTTTGTAGAGAAAATAAGAATCTCACTGGAACTGCAAGATATGCTAGTATGAACACTCACTTGGGAATTGGTAAGTTTGACAAAAAcctgttttagtttttttttcggGTTTTAATGCTCTCAACACTGCCCTTGTATtaatgtaatgtttttcatgtagAGCAAAGCCGAAGGGATGACCTAGAGTCTCTTGGTTACATTCTCATGTATTTCCTAAAAGGAAGGTGAGTAGTACTACCTACATACATACCTGTTTCGTTTCACTTTGTTCTTATCCTCAAACCTTATTGTAATATACGGTGGTTTTGTTTTAGTCTTCCTTGGCAAGGACTTAAAGCTggaaccaagaaacaaaagtatGAGAGAATCAGTGAAAAGAAAGTCTCTACATCCATTGAggtaaagtttcaaactttcaatcaCAAAGTTGATACtttatttcaaacttttaacTCATTTTACCTTAACAATTTGCTCATCTTCCTCCAGTCATTGTGCCGTGGTTACCCATCCGAATTCGCATCTTACTTCCACTACTGTCGTTCGCTTCGATTTGATGATAAACCAGATTACGGTTATCTCAAAAGAATATTCCGGGATCTCTTCATCCGCGAAGGTTCTgaaacattttcttctttccctcTCAAATCCCCATGTTTTCCCAACTCTTCACTTTCtaacattctctttttttttcgcCAGGGTTTCAATTCGATTATGTGTTTGACTGGACCATATTGAAATATCAACAGTCACAACTAACAGCTCCTCTATCACGTGGCTTAGTAAGTCATGGGGTTGGAACTAGTGCGGGTTTGCCTCCTGGACTAACCAGCATGGATAGATACGGAGGTGAGAATTGTAAAACTTATTATGAGCTCTTGAACCAATcgaatgttttattaaaaacttagaaagtTTAAAgctttgtatgttttgtttgaaggCGAGGAAGAAGGAGGGAGACCACCAATGGATTCATCACGAAGGAGAATGTCAGGAGCTCTTGAAAACTCTGGCAACTTTTCATCAAGAGGCCCAATGGTATGAtatattgctctgttttgttttttttttctctacacaAAAAACACTGTTTTAGCAAATCTAAAAGCTCTCTGTCTCTAGATTTTaaagtgtaaaaaaaacaaaacaaaaaagaatttcTAGACTTTTCCATTAGCTTTGGTAGCAATCAATTACGTTTGGAATGTGAAAGCGGTTCTGAAGTTAACATAATCTCCATGAGGAAAATTCTTGTTGAATTTGCTgagaaacaacacaaaaacttaaaaaatttctataacTGGACTAAGTGCATTTTGATAATCTTGCTTGAGAATGGGGAGTtcgatttaacaaaaaataaaaaggtttattGGTATATTCAAGCTGCATATAATTCTGTAGGTAATTATGATTACTATCTAAACTAGTTTCCAGTTCCACTTCTGCATGAGCAAGTCCCGACTTTGATAtggaaaaatgaattaaaaaaaaaaaaaaagaaccaaaaacaaaattaatagatccataaaagtttcaaactactgtatatatttatattcctTCCATATTTTGATGTATGCTCTGTTCAAAATGTGTGACTGGTTTCTTCTatataagtaaatatttttgtcCGTTGTCAACAATTTGATGCGTTTATTTACAGATGCCAAGCTCGTCGCTGTTCGCACAATCAGCAGGATCATCGAGGAGAGTAACGTCGGAGGAACTACAAAGATGCCGTACCGGGGCCGGATTAAGAAACTCTCCGGCGATAACAACGTCGGAAGGGAAGAGATCTGCTTCAACCAGAAAACATTACGATTCTGCCATCAAAGGCATCGAGACCCTCCAAGTCTCTGACGAAAGGTTTCACCACCACTGAATCCATCCATCCATCGTTTAGCAGAGTTGTTGTGTTTTCTTCAGAGcttttttatatgatatataaagcTTTGGACTCTATTATACTGCAGAAAcgagattgattttttttctttctaaagttCATTAATCgctttttttgttctgttttttttttttttactacgaAGGGAAGTTAAATTCAGTGTTTTGGAATTGGAACATCGCATAAAGTATTAATTACGTTATAGCGTTTAGCAATACGACGAACTCGTATTATGTACTTATTGTTTTTAAAGTAAAAGGAAAATCCTGCACAGAGTGAAAAGAAAGgggttaaattaaaataaaaaggaatataGAAGGGGTAAAATGCAATATACATAAAAGTATGAGATTCGTTCTATCCGGCGATTACTTCACACAACACGCTCGTTGTTCTTTTCCTTACTCTTTCTCCTCTCATAAGAGTTTGCTTGTTCATAAGAACCCTAATCTCGTTGGTTTCGAATCTGGAAACTCGAAATCGATAAATTCGTTCGAGAGATCTGATAGTTCTATCTTCAAAGATCTCTGTAATCGTTGTGAATTTGCGGAGTCTTCAGTTCGGGGCGAAATCGGTGAGTCTTTAAATCTTGAgattatctttttgattttgattttcgtAAGATCTGATCGTTCCTTAGTATATTCACTGGATATTTCTCCCGTTAAGTTCTCGATTAACTTAAGAACATGAAAAAATTGATCTGCCTTACTAGTTTTTAGCCTGTGGTTTTGTGTATTGAGTTCGATCTCGGAGAGATTGACATATAGATGTTACATTTTGGAAGAGCTTAGAAAGAGTTATTTTAATTAGAATTGCGTTTGGCGATTTACCCAAtgttggtttgttgttgtttttactCGTTAGTGTTCTTGAACTTAGCTTGTTAAGTTTTGTAAATTGTAGGAAATGGCAGAAAAAAATTCACCACCTGGCTCTGTGGAAGAGAAAGCAGATCAAATTGTTGAAGCTAACCCATTGGTTACGGATGATACTTCACTTGAAACCATAGTTCGGAGGTTCCAGGATTCAATGTCAGAGTCGAAGACGCATAAGTTCTGGGAGACTCAACCTGTTGGGCAGTTTAAGGATATTGGGGATACGAGTTTGCCTGAAGGCCCTATTGAGCTTGCAACTCCGTTATCTGAGGTTAAGCAAGAGCCGTACAACCTTCCTTCTGTTTATGAATGGACCACTTGCGATATGAACTCTGATGATATGTGTTCAGAGGTGTACAACCTTCTCAAGAACAACTATGTTGAGGATGATGAGAATATGTTCAGGTTCAATTACTCCAAGGAGTTTCTAAGGTGGGCACTGCGGCCACCTGGTTATTACCAGAGCTGGCATATTGGTGTCCGTGCCAAGACTTCGAAGAAGCTCGTTGCTTTCATCAGCGGTATCCCAGCAAGAATCAGGGTGCGTGATGAGGTTGTGAAAATGGCAGAGATCAATTTCTTGTGTGTTCACAAGAAGCTCAGGTCTAAGAGACTCGCTCCTGTCATGATCAAGGAGGTGACAAGAAGGGTTCATTTGGAAAACATCTGGCAAGCGGCTTATACCGCAGGAGTTATACTTCCTACACCGATCACCACCTGTCAATACTGGCACAGGTCATTGAACCCGAAGAAGCTTATCGATGTTGGGTTTTCAAGGCTTGGACCGAGAATGACAATGAGCAGAACCATAAAACTCTACAAGTTGCCAGACACACCAATCACTCCTGGATTCAGGAAAATGGAACCACGCGATGTCCCTGCTGTTACAAGATTGCTTAGGAACTACCTTAGCCAGTTTGGAGTTGCGACTGATTTTGATGAGAACGATGTTGAGCATTGGCTACTCCCGAGAGAAGATGTGGTGGACAGTTACCTAGTAGAAAGCCCCGAAACTCATGATGTCACAGACTTCTGCAGCTTCTACACACTACCTTCGACAATCCTCGGTAACCCGAACTACACAACATTGAAAGCTGCTTATTCTTACTACAACGTAGCCACACAGACCTCGTTTCTTCAGCTGATGAATGATGCGCTAATCGTCTCGAAGCAAAAGGGTTTCGATGTGTTCAACGCGTTGGATGTGATGCACAACGAGAGTTTCTTGAAAGAGCTCAAGTTTGGTCCAGGAGATGGACAGCTCCATTATTATCTCTATAACTACCGTTTGAAAAGTGCGTTGAAGCCATCAGAACTTGGGCTTGTGCTCTTGTAAGCACAATAACTTGCTCTCTGATGGGTATTAGTTTGGTATCAACCAACTtgaagtttgggttttttttttttttttttggtgctttCTTCTTCCATTTGAACTGTTACTGAAACTGACTTTTGAATTCTTTTGGGAATgcaatttttgaattttctgcAAGTATGCTACTTATTACTTAATGTTGCTAAAAAAATATGCAGAAAATTACTGTCTTAGCTGTGTTTTTCAGGCTCAGTAATCCATATCCCAGCTACAGTAGTATGTTAAAGTCGATTCTTGTGTGCTTCCACTAAACGACGTCGGTGTGTCAAACATGTTGAATCGTCCTTTGGATTAAGTACAGTACCTTTAAAATTGAAGGAACCAATCAAATTGCTAACACGTATTATTAAGTTAAAAGAAGGACGTTATTAGGCAGATGTCCACCAATGAGAGAATTACACGTGGCGAATTGAGTCCCATAGGCCCGGTTCTATCCTTGATACCGTCCTCTCGTCCTGAAGGCTCTTCCAAGCCATTGTGAGCAAAAAAATTTGGTCGAGATTTTTttgcaaatattacaaaagggAAACAATTAGATTCCTCTTTCTGCAATACATACACCTCACTGGGGGTACTATAACAATGGCGTGAAGAGATTCTCATCTTCGTCCTGAagattttttctattattatatcaatttatttatttgtaatttgGGGGAGGAGGAAAAAAATGGAGTGTGTTGGGGTTAGGAATTTCGCAGCAATGGCGGTTTCAACGTTTCCGTCGTGGAGTACTTCTCCAAGGAAATCCCCGGTGGTTAATAAGAGTTACAGCTTTAGGAATATTCGTTTCAGGTTGTGTTGTAGTAGTCTCAGAGCTAGCGGCGGCGGAAGCAGCTCCGGGAGTGAGAGTTGCGTGGCGGTGAGAGAGGATTTCGCCGACGAAGAAGATTTCGTGAAAGCTGGTGGTTCTGAGATCGTGTTCGTTCAAATGCAGCAGAACAAAGACATGGATGACCAACAGTCCAAGCTTGTTGATAAGGcccgtttgattttttttgcccTTGCCTTGTTTATGAAGAAAACGAACGTTTCCTTTGATTTTGCTTTGATTTGTTCTTACTAGATGTATCGATTTGAATTCAACTCTGGATTTTGGGTTTACAGTTACCTCCTATATCAGTCGGCGATGGTGCTCTGGACCTAGTGGTTATTGGTTGTGGTCCTGCTGGTTTAGCCTTGGCTGCGGAATCAGCTAAGCTAGGACTTAAAGTTGGACTCATTGGTCCAGATCTTCCTTTCACTAACAATTACGGTGTTTGGGAAGATGAATTCAATGGTACAGAGTTCTACCTGATATTGTTCTTCTTCCATCATTTTTAGTCACTTTCTCCTTGGTGTTGTTAACTTGGTGAACgtttttgttactgttttttaAGATCTTGGGTTGCAAAAATGTATTGAGCATGTTTGGAGAGATACTCTTGTGTATCTGGATGATGACAATCCTATTACCATTGGCCGTGCTTATGGAAGGGTTAGTCGACGTTTACTCCACGAGGAGCTCTTGAGGAGGTAAAGAATGCACCTTTGGTTTCTCTTAGTTGTCCTGCATCTCCTGAATTCGAACTGTTTAAATCCATAAtgtgttaattaatttttcctAGGTGTGTGGACTCAGGTGTCTCGTACCTTAGCTCCAAAGTTGACAGCATAACAGAAGCTTCTAATGGTCTTAGACTTGTTGCCTGTGAAGGCAATGCCGTCATTCCATGCAGGTAAAAGATTGGAACCAGAGATGGTACTATTCCTGTTTTAAATGAAACGTTTTGGAGCAAAGTGAAGGTTCTGACTTGTAGCAAATGCAGGCTTGCCACTGTTGCTTCTGGAGCAGCTTCGGGAAAGCTCTTGCAATACGAAGTTGGGGGACCTAGAGTGTGTGTCCAAACTGCCTACGGCGTGGAAGTTGAggtaaagtttttaatatatgatatatgatatTCCCACAGCAATAACATTGTGAAGTAAATATTGAGACTGTTCTTCTATATGATCTATTCAGGTGGAAAACAGTCCATATGATCCAGAGCAGATGGTTTTCATGGATTACAGAGATTATACAAACGAGAAAGTTCGGAGCTTAGAA harbors:
- the LOC104761772 gene encoding IQ domain-containing protein IQM5 codes for the protein MALSLGYLQRDNSFKKDSRECETPRIRNNPVNMYLEKTLSFKDLVNQGNNYNKEDNSGVKTRRGINLRGPKPDNMILERSLSFTSLVQVGGEDDDDERGSSPKRRNRGKMGNLTALSLPAPTPFWSPRPSTELDAAAVTLQKVYKSYRTRRNLADCAVVVEELWWKELELATSEPYKTSEKPESAVSRWARAGTKAAKVGKGLLKDDKAQKLALRHWLEAIDPRHRYGHNLHLYYDVWSASESTQPFFFWLDIGDGKEVNLIKCPRTLLQRQCITYLGPKERQAYEVVVENGKLVNKQTKNIVETIEGTKWIFVLSTTRRLYIGQKQKGRFQHSSFLSGAAITAAGRIVSQGGVVKAVWPYSGHYLPTEENFREFISFLRENNVDLTNVKMNAIDDDNHLVTNDGSTKPSKVVVTKSDGSDEKKRFSCKWSTGNGPRIGCVRDYPIDLQTRALEQVNLSPRVVKGTTGLFGPIPSPRPSPKIRVSPRLSCMGLPSPRN
- the LOC104761773 gene encoding casein kinase 1-like protein 12, which gives rise to MSMESRVGNKYRLGRKIGSGSFGEIYLGTHIQTNEEVAIKLENVKTKHPQLLYESKLYRILQGGTGVPNVKWFGVEGDYNVLVMDLLGPSLEDLFNFCSRKLSLKSVLMLADQMINRVEFFHSKSFLHRDLKPDNFLMGLGRRANQVYIIDFGLAKKYRDNTTHQHIAYRENKNLTGTARYASMNTHLGIEQSRRDDLESLGYILMYFLKGSLPWQGLKAGTKKQKYERISEKKVSTSIESLCRGYPSEFASYFHYCRSLRFDDKPDYGYLKRIFRDLFIREGFQFDYVFDWTILKYQQSQLTAPLSRGLVSHGVGTSAGLPPGLTSMDRYGGEEEGGRPPMDSSRRRMSGALENSGNFSSRGPMMPSSSLFAQSAGSSRRVTSEELQRCRTGAGLRNSPAITTSEGKRSASTRKHYDSAIKGIETLQVSDERFHHH
- the LOC104761774 gene encoding glycylpeptide N-tetradecanoyltransferase 1-like, which codes for MAEKNSPPGSVEEKADQIVEANPLVTDDTSLETIVRRFQDSMSESKTHKFWETQPVGQFKDIGDTSLPEGPIELATPLSEVKQEPYNLPSVYEWTTCDMNSDDMCSEVYNLLKNNYVEDDENMFRFNYSKEFLRWALRPPGYYQSWHIGVRAKTSKKLVAFISGIPARIRVRDEVVKMAEINFLCVHKKLRSKRLAPVMIKEVTRRVHLENIWQAAYTAGVILPTPITTCQYWHRSLNPKKLIDVGFSRLGPRMTMSRTIKLYKLPDTPITPGFRKMEPRDVPAVTRLLRNYLSQFGVATDFDENDVEHWLLPREDVVDSYLVESPETHDVTDFCSFYTLPSTILGNPNYTTLKAAYSYYNVATQTSFLQLMNDALIVSKQKGFDVFNALDVMHNESFLKELKFGPGDGQLHYYLYNYRLKSALKPSELGLVLL
- the LOC109124564 gene encoding lycopene epsilon cyclase, chloroplastic-like, with amino-acid sequence MECVGVRNFAAMAVSTFPSWSTSPRKSPVVNKSYSFRNIRFRLCCSSLRASGGGSSSGSESCVAVREDFADEEDFVKAGGSEIVFVQMQQNKDMDDQQSKLVDKLPPISVGDGALDLVVIGCGPAGLALAAESAKLGLKVGLIGPDLPFTNNYGVWEDEFNDLGLQKCIEHVWRDTLVYLDDDNPITIGRAYGRVSRRLLHEELLRRCVDSGVSYLSSKVDSITEASNGLRLVACEGNAVIPCRLATVASGAASGKLLQYEVGGPRVCVQTAYGVEVEVENSPYDPEQMVFMDYRDYTNEKVRSLEADYPTFLYAMPMTKTRVFFEETCLASKDVMPFDLLKKKLMLRLDTLGIRVLKTYEEEWSYIPVGGSLPDTEQKNLAFGAAASMVHPATGYSVVRSLSEAPNYASVIAEILKQESTTSLTKHTNSNISRQAWDTLWPPERKRQRAFFLFGLALIVQFDIEGIRSFFETFFRLPKWMWRGFLGSTLTSGDLVLFALYMFVIAPNKLRKGLINHLISDPTGATMIRTYLRI